Proteins found in one Cheilinus undulatus linkage group 9, ASM1832078v1, whole genome shotgun sequence genomic segment:
- the rab3il1 gene encoding guanine nucleotide exchange factor for Rab-3A — MVNEANVKQAAAEKQLKEAQGKIDVLQAEVTALKTLVLTSTPSSPNRQLHPQLQSPGTRGAHKHIGGHIRNKSASGSFPPSPGKPEPSSVTIQPATKEDREIDSILYAEFLMWKEKPSLDRSSAFLSRIYREDIGPCLSFTRSELSQLVQSAVENNSLTIEPVAMSALPMVKASAVECGGPKKCALSGMSRLCRHRIKLGDKGSYYYISPSSRARITAVCNFFTYIRYIQQGLVRHNAEQMFWEVMRLRREMTVTKLGFYPTDQG; from the exons ATGGTGAATGAAGCGAACGTCAAACaagcagctgcagagaagcagtTAAAGGAGGCTCAGGGAAAG ATTGATGTTCTACAAGCAGAGGTAACGGCGCTCAAGACTCTGGTGTTGACATCAACACCTTCTTCGCCAAATCGCCAGCTCCATCCTCAGCTGCAGTCCCCAGGAACCAGGGGAGCGCACAAACACATTGGTGGTCACATCCGTAACAAGAGTGCGAGCGGGTCTTTTCCACCTTCACCTGGAAAACCAGAACCTTCCTCCGTCACCATTCAGCCTGCGACCAAAGAGGACCGAGAG ATTGACTCAATTCTGTATGCAGAGTTTTTGATGTGGAAGGAAAAGCCAAGTCTAGATCGCTCTTCTGCTTTCCTGAGTCGCATCTACAGGGAAGACATTGGACCCTGCCTCTCCTTCACAAGATCTGAG CTGTCCCAGCTTGTGCAGAGTGCGGTGGAAAACAACTCCTTGACCATCGAGCCTGTAGCCATGTCAGCATTACCAATGGTGAAAGCCTCGGCTGTAGAGTGTGGAGGTCCTAA AAAATGTGCATTAAGCGGCATGTCGCGCCTCTGCCGTCATCGCATCAAACTTGGAGACAAGGGGAGCTACTATTACATTTCTCCATCCAGTCGAGCACGG ATCACAGCTGTTTGCAATTTCTTCACTTACATTCGCTACATCCAGCAGGGCCTGGTGAGACACAATG CAGAGCAGATGTTCTGGGAGGTGATGCGTCTCCGCAGAGAAATGACAGTTACCAAGTTAGGTTTCTACCCCACAGACCAGGGCTAG